A genome region from Candidatus Equadaptatus faecalis includes the following:
- a CDS encoding NFACT family protein, which translates to MSFGPELVWFWSEQLKVFEKRRLFKADGADSYCVFTFSGSRDSLLLSWNAQFCGAAFVSESEKKRLFASSKQLPPIINLFKSQLTGAELVSVRQLNRDKILEFAFSKTVGAGFVSEFYLVFEIMERYSNLILLDSDRKVVEAAKHVHPAENRYRSVLPGQPYTAPPEFRGISLETWLAEPDKAMLDEVAGFGRKFRFAVEDKTCSELVSGMKDFFRDSSNMLPQLSGNYFTVYPSLVNEYAQPLSGYRLGREELLAPLLRRELDAARKKTADKVKHELTRRERQLTDIMNLLNGEEASEFKRRADLITANLWQMKQGTSAEIKCYNDEGEEVSVVVPLDPAFTPAKNAERLYAKYKKITAAQNRAAALLFKVQGEIAELNEQLALAQTLEDTDELEALGREVGLRDAKPKNKKNADTLPPYKRFDFDYAIVVAGLSAKGNRYATFKFAKPDDIWFHAQGVPGSHVILRFTRAVTEEERAYAEKFCASLACCFCKTPVYGLRVDFCERKQVTGIPGQTANVTYRDFKSADGDPFFWDESLRASENGNN; encoded by the coding sequence ATGTCTTTCGGTCCTGAGCTTGTGTGGTTTTGGAGTGAGCAGCTTAAGGTTTTTGAGAAGCGCCGCCTGTTTAAGGCAGACGGTGCAGATTCATACTGCGTGTTCACTTTTTCCGGCAGCAGGGATTCTCTTCTGCTTTCATGGAACGCACAGTTCTGCGGCGCCGCGTTTGTTTCGGAGAGTGAGAAGAAAAGACTGTTTGCTTCGTCAAAGCAGCTTCCGCCTATTATAAATCTGTTTAAGAGCCAGCTGACGGGTGCGGAGCTTGTGTCCGTGCGGCAGCTTAACCGCGACAAAATTCTTGAGTTTGCTTTTTCAAAGACTGTCGGCGCGGGTTTTGTGTCGGAGTTTTATCTCGTTTTTGAGATTATGGAGCGTTACAGCAATTTAATTCTGCTTGATTCGGACAGAAAGGTTGTTGAAGCGGCAAAGCACGTGCATCCCGCAGAAAACCGTTACCGTTCCGTTCTGCCCGGTCAGCCGTACACGGCGCCGCCTGAGTTCCGCGGCATTTCGCTTGAAACGTGGCTTGCGGAGCCTGATAAGGCAATGCTTGACGAGGTGGCGGGTTTCGGCAGAAAGTTCCGTTTCGCGGTTGAGGATAAGACGTGCTCTGAGCTTGTTTCGGGTATGAAGGATTTCTTCCGTGACAGTTCAAATATGCTGCCTCAGCTTTCCGGAAATTATTTTACGGTTTATCCGTCTTTGGTCAACGAATACGCACAGCCGCTCAGCGGTTACAGGCTTGGGCGCGAGGAGCTGCTTGCACCGCTTCTGAGGCGTGAGCTTGACGCCGCGAGAAAGAAAACGGCTGACAAAGTTAAGCATGAGCTTACGCGCAGGGAACGGCAGCTTACGGATATCATGAATCTGCTGAACGGAGAGGAGGCGTCTGAGTTTAAGCGACGGGCGGATCTGATTACGGCTAATTTGTGGCAGATGAAGCAGGGCACCAGTGCGGAGATTAAGTGCTACAACGATGAGGGAGAGGAAGTTTCCGTTGTCGTGCCGCTTGATCCGGCTTTTACGCCAGCGAAGAATGCTGAGCGGCTTTACGCGAAATACAAGAAGATTACTGCTGCGCAGAACAGGGCGGCAGCGCTGCTTTTCAAGGTGCAGGGCGAGATCGCAGAGCTGAATGAGCAGCTTGCGCTTGCACAGACGCTGGAGGATACGGATGAGCTGGAAGCGCTCGGCAGGGAAGTCGGGCTTCGTGATGCCAAGCCCAAAAACAAGAAGAATGCCGATACGCTTCCGCCGTACAAGCGTTTTGATTTTGATTACGCGATAGTCGTTGCCGGTCTTTCTGCAAAGGGGAACCGCTACGCTACGTTTAAGTTTGCAAAGCCGGACGATATATGGTTTCACGCGCAGGGCGTGCCCGGTTCGCACGTTATTCTGCGTTTCACGAGGGCTGTTACGGAGGAGGAACGCGCTTATGCGGAGAAGTTCTGCGCTTCGCTTGCGTGCTGCTTCTGCAAAACGCCCGTGTACGGCCTGAGAGTGGATTTCTGCGAAAGAAAACAGGTCACAGGAATTCCAGGGCAGACCGCGAACGTTACGTACAGGGATTTCAAATCCGCCGACGGCGATCCGTTCTTTTGGGACGAGAGCCTGAGAGCTTCCGAAAACGGGAATAATTAA
- a CDS encoding OmpH family outer membrane protein — MKKTVIALLAALSICIVPAVSFAAELVGYINPAEVMSKHPKFASVQKQIAAFADQKEKEVDKEVEKAKDDKTKEQIIRKKAREVADKENALMQPIFKDVSNAVQAAAKASGCKVVVNMQYVVCGGVDLTKDAIAKLK; from the coding sequence ATGAAAAAGACAGTTATAGCATTGCTTGCAGCACTTTCAATCTGCATTGTTCCGGCAGTTTCTTTTGCGGCAGAGCTTGTCGGTTACATCAATCCGGCAGAGGTTATGTCCAAACACCCCAAATTCGCATCTGTTCAGAAACAGATAGCGGCATTTGCCGACCAGAAGGAAAAAGAGGTTGACAAGGAAGTTGAGAAGGCAAAGGACGACAAAACCAAGGAGCAGATAATCCGCAAAAAAGCGAGAGAAGTCGCCGATAAGGAAAACGCCCTTATGCAGCCGATTTTCAAAGACGTCAGCAATGCAGTTCAGGCAGCGGCAAAGGCAAGCGGCTGCAAGGTCGTAGTCAATATGCAGTACGTTGTCTGCGGCGGCGTGGACCTTACGAAAGACGCAATAGCGAAGCTTAAATAA
- the tilS gene encoding tRNA lysidine(34) synthetase TilS has product MDRQTAGFRKKFEAAGKRQGWLQSASILAAVSGGGDSVALLWLLKNFYKGKIAAAHIDHCTRNGASHRDADFVRKLCEKWDIPCFVKEIDVEKEKLTGESFEMAARRIRYGFFDGLAAAEKFDFIALGHNLDDLVETQLLNLFRGTGIDGLRGIPEVRGRIVRPVIDFRRDELRKILSAREISWCEDETNAGNTYKRNKIRNDLIPWIKENMNANFEISMAALARQAAELSAVRNAKAETLLADISCENGTALAAWRRNAVKGLADSDISELFRLQGKKLGLPVLDRKRTEELVRLAKAGGRWRFQWAADIEVCRTAEGIFWLHRADAERI; this is encoded by the coding sequence ATGGACAGACAGACAGCAGGTTTCAGAAAAAAATTTGAGGCTGCCGGAAAAAGACAAGGCTGGCTGCAAAGCGCTTCCATTCTTGCCGCCGTTTCGGGCGGCGGGGATTCTGTTGCCCTGCTCTGGCTGCTCAAAAATTTTTACAAGGGAAAAATCGCTGCGGCGCATATAGACCACTGCACAAGAAATGGCGCTTCTCACAGAGACGCTGATTTTGTCCGAAAGCTTTGCGAAAAATGGGATATTCCCTGTTTCGTTAAAGAAATTGACGTTGAAAAAGAAAAACTGACGGGCGAATCTTTTGAAATGGCGGCGCGCAGAATACGCTACGGATTTTTTGACGGGCTTGCCGCTGCCGAAAAATTTGATTTTATCGCACTCGGGCATAATCTTGACGATCTTGTTGAAACACAGCTGCTCAATCTTTTCAGGGGAACGGGCATTGACGGATTGCGCGGCATTCCCGAAGTGCGCGGCAGGATTGTCCGTCCGGTTATTGATTTTCGCAGGGACGAACTGAGAAAAATTTTGTCGGCACGGGAAATTTCCTGGTGCGAAGACGAAACAAATGCAGGGAATACATACAAAAGGAACAAGATCAGAAACGACCTTATCCCGTGGATAAAAGAAAACATGAACGCCAATTTTGAAATATCTATGGCGGCACTTGCCCGTCAGGCAGCGGAATTGTCCGCCGTGCGCAACGCAAAAGCGGAAACGCTGCTTGCGGATATTTCCTGCGAAAACGGGACGGCGCTCGCAGCATGGCGCAGAAATGCCGTAAAGGGGCTTGCAGATTCCGATATTTCAGAGCTGTTCCGCTTGCAGGGGAAAAAGCTCGGACTGCCGGTGCTTGACAGAAAACGCACGGAAGAGCTTGTGAGGCTTGCAAAAGCTGGCGGCAGATGGCGTTTCCAGTGGGCGGCGGATATTGAAGTGTGCAGAACGGCAGAGGGAATTTTCTGGCTGCACAGAGCAGACGCAGAACGGATATAA
- the hpt gene encoding hypoxanthine phosphoribosyltransferase, with protein MDYRLDKVLISKEEIQKKIKELGEQIAQDYKGEELICICVLTGAFVFLADMVRAIGKEVDVKVDFMVISSYGSGTKSSGVVQIHKDLSNSIEGKHVLIIEDIIDSGLSLSYLLKLLGDRHPKSLNVCVCFDKPDRRKKEIETKYTGFVIPDEFVVGYGLDVAEKYRHLDALYSVKAVAE; from the coding sequence ATGGATTACAGGCTTGACAAGGTTCTCATAAGCAAAGAGGAAATTCAGAAGAAGATTAAAGAGCTCGGAGAGCAGATTGCGCAGGATTACAAAGGCGAAGAACTGATTTGTATCTGTGTTCTGACCGGGGCTTTTGTTTTTCTTGCCGACATGGTCCGTGCAATAGGCAAAGAGGTTGACGTCAAGGTTGATTTCATGGTCATTTCTTCTTACGGCAGCGGAACGAAAAGCAGCGGGGTAGTGCAGATTCATAAGGATCTCAGTAACTCCATAGAGGGAAAACACGTCCTTATCATAGAGGATATTATCGATTCCGGACTTTCGCTTTCTTATCTGCTTAAACTTCTCGGAGACCGCCATCCCAAGAGTCTCAACGTATGCGTCTGCTTTGACAAGCCTGACCGCCGCAAGAAAGAGATTGAAACGAAATACACCGGCTTTGTCATTCCCGACGAATTTGTGGTCGGCTACGGTCTTGACGTTGCTGAAAAATACCGCCATCTCGATGCGCTTTATTCGGTAAAGGCTGTTGCGGAATAA
- the ftsH gene encoding ATP-dependent zinc metalloprotease FtsH, with amino-acid sequence MNKFKNIGVYIVVIVLAVSLVNIFINPGTETEKKTVLDFTYSQLLQNVADGKVKSVEIDHNEHIKGVLADGKEFATDILDAETLPAKLAEKGVEVKVIPPKESTWYSTLLISLLPTLLLVAVWIFFMNRMQGGGRMMDFARSKAKMFLDNRKKVTFADVAGCDEAKEELMEIVEFLKKPDRFANLGARVPKGVLLLGSPGTGKTLLARACAGEAEVPFFSISGSDFVEMFVGVGAARVRDMFDQAHKMHPCIIFIDEIDAVGRQRGTGLGGGHDEREQTLNQLLIEMDGFEDNSGIIVIAATNRADVLDPALLRSGRFDRQIVVDVPDVKGREAILRVHLQNKKVADGVDIATIAKRTPGFVGADLENITNEAALLAARHGKEKIEMPEFEEAIDKVIAGPERKSFVLTERDKKITACHEAGHAVVASKLDGATKVHKVSIIPRGRALGLTWQIPDTDKVHIAKSDMLNEITTLLGGRCAEVLKFKDVTTGASNDLERATQAARDMVTRYGMSEKLGLVVLGRQQHEVFLGRDFADESKNYSGEIAYEIDKEVRSIIDGCFAKAKEILEANEAVLDDMTTRLLEKEVLEGNELAELLGYPPEEEPEKKDAETAETDENAGKQEQTPEVAAENNVSENTEA; translated from the coding sequence TTGAACAAATTTAAAAATATCGGCGTTTACATAGTCGTAATCGTTCTTGCAGTAAGTCTTGTGAACATCTTTATAAATCCCGGCACTGAAACGGAGAAAAAAACGGTGCTCGATTTCACCTACAGCCAGCTGTTGCAGAACGTTGCGGACGGAAAAGTCAAATCTGTTGAAATAGACCACAACGAGCATATAAAAGGCGTACTTGCCGACGGCAAAGAGTTCGCGACGGATATTCTCGATGCCGAAACGCTTCCGGCAAAGCTTGCCGAAAAGGGCGTTGAAGTCAAGGTTATCCCGCCCAAGGAAAGCACGTGGTACAGCACGCTGCTTATTTCTCTGCTTCCTACGCTGCTTCTTGTCGCCGTGTGGATTTTCTTCATGAACCGCATGCAGGGCGGAGGCAGAATGATGGACTTTGCAAGAAGCAAAGCCAAAATGTTCCTTGACAACAGAAAGAAAGTCACGTTCGCGGACGTTGCGGGGTGTGATGAAGCCAAGGAAGAGCTTATGGAAATAGTTGAGTTCCTCAAAAAGCCGGATCGCTTTGCAAACCTCGGCGCGCGTGTTCCCAAGGGCGTGCTGCTGCTCGGCTCACCCGGCACCGGCAAAACGCTGCTTGCAAGAGCCTGCGCCGGAGAGGCGGAAGTGCCGTTCTTCAGCATAAGCGGTTCAGATTTTGTCGAGATGTTTGTCGGCGTCGGCGCTGCCCGTGTCCGTGATATGTTTGACCAGGCGCACAAGATGCATCCGTGCATTATTTTCATAGACGAAATAGACGCGGTCGGACGCCAGAGAGGTACGGGACTCGGCGGAGGGCATGACGAAAGAGAACAGACGCTCAACCAGCTGCTGATTGAGATGGACGGTTTTGAGGACAATTCCGGAATAATAGTTATAGCCGCCACCAACAGGGCTGACGTTCTTGACCCTGCTCTGCTGCGCTCAGGACGCTTTGACAGACAGATAGTTGTTGACGTGCCCGACGTTAAAGGCAGGGAGGCAATTCTCCGCGTTCATCTGCAAAACAAAAAGGTTGCCGACGGCGTGGATATAGCGACAATTGCCAAACGCACACCGGGCTTTGTCGGCGCGGATCTTGAAAACATTACGAATGAAGCTGCACTCCTTGCCGCGAGACACGGCAAGGAAAAGATAGAAATGCCGGAATTTGAAGAAGCAATAGACAAGGTTATTGCCGGACCCGAACGCAAGAGCTTTGTACTTACGGAAAGGGACAAAAAAATTACCGCCTGCCACGAAGCGGGACACGCCGTTGTCGCGAGCAAGCTTGACGGAGCCACAAAAGTTCACAAGGTTTCCATTATCCCGCGAGGCAGAGCGCTCGGGCTCACCTGGCAGATACCTGACACAGACAAGGTGCACATTGCGAAAAGCGACATGCTGAACGAAATAACTACGCTGCTTGGCGGACGCTGCGCGGAAGTGCTCAAATTCAAAGACGTAACCACGGGTGCGTCCAACGACCTTGAAAGAGCCACGCAGGCGGCACGCGACATGGTTACGCGCTACGGCATGAGCGAAAAGCTTGGGCTGGTGGTGCTTGGCAGACAGCAGCATGAAGTATTCCTCGGTCGTGATTTTGCGGACGAAAGCAAAAATTACAGCGGGGAAATCGCATACGAAATAGACAAGGAAGTACGCAGCATAATAGACGGCTGCTTTGCGAAAGCAAAGGAAATTCTTGAAGCCAACGAAGCCGTTCTCGACGATATGACCACGCGCCTGCTTGAAAAAGAGGTGCTTGAAGGAAATGAGCTTGCCGAGCTTCTCGGCTATCCGCCGGAGGAAGAACCGGAAAAGAAAGACGCGGAAACTGCGGAAACAGACGAAAACGCCGGAAAACAAGAGCAGACGCCGGAAGTCGCAGCAGAAAACAACGTTTCTGAAAATACTGAAGCGTAA
- a CDS encoding diaminopimelate dehydrogenase, whose product MTTKIGILGYGNLGHGVECAVKQNPDMQLEAVFTRRNPSDVKILTDTAAVENVSSLEKYKGRIDVLILCGGSARDLPVQTPEAAKLFNVVDSFDTHAKIPEHFANVNASAKAGGNLAVISGGWDPGMFSLQRLYANAILVSGKDYTFWGRGVSQGHSDAIRRIDGVKNAKQYTCPVQAALDSVRNGENPELTTRQKHTRECYVVLEEGADAERVEREIKTMPNYFDEYDTTVHFISEEELLAKHSGLPHGGFVIRGGKTGWNEETKQIIEYKLTLDSNPEFTSSILVALARAAHRMSQEGQTGCRTIFDIPPAYLIAKDGEWLRAHLL is encoded by the coding sequence ATGACGACAAAGATAGGCATACTCGGCTACGGCAATCTCGGACACGGCGTTGAATGCGCCGTAAAACAAAACCCCGACATGCAGCTTGAAGCGGTTTTCACAAGGAGAAATCCTTCCGATGTAAAAATACTGACAGACACGGCGGCCGTTGAAAACGTATCGTCGCTTGAAAAATACAAGGGCAGAATAGACGTGCTTATTCTCTGCGGAGGCTCGGCACGCGATCTTCCCGTTCAGACACCGGAAGCAGCAAAGCTTTTCAACGTCGTTGACAGCTTCGACACCCACGCAAAAATTCCGGAGCATTTTGCAAACGTCAACGCCTCAGCAAAAGCAGGCGGCAATCTCGCCGTTATTTCAGGCGGCTGGGACCCGGGCATGTTCTCTCTGCAGAGACTTTACGCCAACGCAATTCTCGTCAGCGGAAAGGATTACACCTTCTGGGGACGCGGTGTAAGCCAAGGACATTCCGACGCAATCAGGCGCATTGACGGGGTAAAGAATGCAAAGCAGTACACCTGCCCCGTGCAGGCGGCGCTTGATTCTGTCAGAAACGGCGAAAATCCGGAGCTTACGACAAGGCAGAAGCATACGCGCGAATGCTACGTCGTGCTTGAGGAAGGCGCGGACGCCGAGCGCGTCGAACGCGAGATAAAAACAATGCCGAACTACTTCGACGAATATGACACTACTGTACACTTTATAAGCGAAGAAGAACTGCTTGCCAAACACAGCGGACTTCCGCACGGCGGGTTCGTAATACGCGGCGGCAAAACCGGCTGGAACGAAGAAACTAAACAGATAATCGAATACAAGCTGACGCTTGACTCAAATCCGGAGTTCACAAGCAGCATTCTCGTCGCCCTTGCAAGAGCGGCTCACAGAATGTCACAGGAGGGACAGACAGGCTGCCGCACGATTTTTGATATACCGCCGGCGTATCTCATCGCAAAAGACGGAGAGTGGCTCAGGGCGCATCTGCTGTAA
- the uvrB gene encoding excinuclease ABC subunit UvrB, with the protein MNEKFKLVSPWPMSGDQPEAVEKLLKGFTEEHAVQTLLGVTGSGKTFTMANIIQGLQRPTLIMAHNKTLAAQLYSEFKEFFPENSVNYFVSYYDYYQPEAYMPAQDIYIEKDASVNERIEKLRLATTKALLERRDVIVVASVSSIYGLGKRQNYEDAIIWLKTGQNWERRAFMTRLLDAYYTRNDLTLTPGTFRSRGEFIEIFPSYSDTAVRIGFFDDEIDRLEEIDPVSGHCVKVTDHIGIYPSEQYVTTREAIERASEGIKQELEECLLKLNGEGKLLEAERLKMRTTYDLEMLNEVGYCSGIENYSRFLEGREKGEPPGTLLDFFPPDALIFVDESHITLPQVRGMYNGDRARKDVLVEHGFRLPSCLDNRPLKWDEFEPKLHRDTLFVSATPGDYEFSHSLHVVEQLIRPTGLPDPVIEVQPATGQVDALVAELRPIIERGERALVTTLTKRSAEDLAEYLAELGIKVRYIHSELDTFERAELLRDLRLGVFNVLVGVNLLREGLDLPEVSLVAILDADKEGFLRAHRSLIQMVGRAARNEAGRVILFADTITDSIDATIKETARRREAQIAYNEKHGIVPKSVQKAVKNLLPEEMLDEEGTYAEHRAAEPEEKEYNIKELEKAMWTAVEKLDFERAAELRDLIQELRGGEKLETVHKHKGRKAKQFKKHRR; encoded by the coding sequence ATGAATGAGAAATTTAAGCTTGTGTCTCCGTGGCCCATGTCCGGAGACCAGCCTGAGGCTGTTGAAAAGCTGCTGAAGGGCTTTACAGAGGAACACGCCGTTCAGACGCTGCTGGGGGTTACGGGCAGCGGAAAGACCTTTACCATGGCGAATATCATTCAGGGGCTTCAGCGCCCTACGCTTATCATGGCGCACAACAAAACGCTTGCGGCGCAGCTTTACAGCGAATTTAAGGAGTTTTTCCCCGAAAATTCCGTAAATTATTTTGTAAGCTATTATGACTATTATCAGCCGGAAGCGTACATGCCCGCACAGGACATATACATTGAAAAGGACGCTTCCGTCAACGAACGTATTGAAAAGCTGCGGCTCGCGACGACGAAGGCTCTGCTTGAACGGCGCGACGTTATAGTCGTTGCCTCCGTTTCCAGCATATACGGACTCGGCAAGCGGCAGAATTACGAGGACGCGATTATTTGGCTGAAAACAGGTCAGAACTGGGAACGCAGGGCGTTTATGACGAGGCTTCTTGACGCCTATTACACGAGAAACGACCTGACACTTACTCCGGGCACCTTCCGCAGCAGAGGGGAGTTTATAGAGATATTCCCGTCTTACAGCGATACGGCGGTGCGAATAGGCTTCTTTGACGACGAGATAGACAGGCTTGAAGAGATAGACCCTGTAAGCGGACACTGCGTAAAGGTTACGGACCACATAGGAATTTATCCGTCAGAACAGTACGTTACAACGAGAGAAGCTATCGAACGCGCCTCAGAAGGCATAAAACAGGAGCTTGAAGAATGTCTGCTGAAGCTGAACGGAGAGGGAAAACTGCTCGAAGCCGAACGGCTTAAAATGCGTACGACCTATGACCTTGAAATGCTGAACGAGGTAGGCTACTGTTCCGGAATTGAAAACTACTCTCGTTTCCTCGAAGGACGAGAGAAAGGGGAGCCGCCCGGAACGCTGCTTGACTTTTTCCCTCCGGACGCGCTTATATTTGTTGACGAGTCGCACATAACGCTGCCTCAGGTGCGCGGAATGTACAACGGAGACAGGGCGCGTAAGGACGTGCTTGTAGAGCACGGTTTCAGGCTTCCGTCCTGTCTTGACAACCGTCCGCTGAAATGGGACGAGTTTGAGCCGAAGCTTCACAGAGATACGCTGTTTGTTTCAGCTACGCCCGGGGATTACGAATTTTCACATTCGCTCCACGTCGTTGAGCAGCTTATACGGCCGACGGGACTTCCCGACCCTGTTATAGAGGTTCAGCCTGCCACGGGGCAGGTGGACGCTCTTGTTGCCGAGCTGCGTCCGATTATAGAGCGCGGGGAGAGGGCGCTTGTGACGACGCTTACTAAACGCTCCGCCGAGGATTTGGCTGAATATCTTGCCGAACTTGGAATAAAGGTGCGCTACATACATTCAGAGCTTGACACTTTTGAACGCGCCGAACTGCTCAGGGATCTGCGTCTTGGCGTGTTCAACGTGCTTGTAGGCGTGAACCTGCTGCGTGAAGGGCTTGACCTGCCTGAGGTTTCGCTCGTGGCGATACTTGACGCGGACAAAGAGGGTTTTCTGCGCGCGCACCGTTCGCTTATACAGATGGTAGGCAGGGCGGCGAGAAACGAAGCGGGACGGGTAATTCTTTTCGCGGACACGATTACGGACAGCATAGACGCAACGATAAAGGAAACAGCAAGGCGAAGGGAAGCACAAATTGCATACAATGAAAAGCACGGTATAGTTCCGAAAAGCGTGCAGAAAGCGGTTAAAAATCTGCTGCCGGAAGAAATGCTTGACGAAGAGGGAACATATGCAGAACACCGCGCGGCAGAACCGGAAGAAAAGGAATACAATATCAAGGAACTTGAAAAAGCAATGTGGACGGCGGTTGAGAAACTTGATTTTGAAAGAGCCGCCGAACTGAGAGATCTTATACAGGAACTGAGAGGTGGAGAGAAGCTTGAAACAGTGCATAAGCATAAAGGGCGCAAGGCAAAACAATTTAAAAAACATAGACGTTGA